The Haloarcula sp. CBA1127 genomic interval GCTGTGCCGGCGTCCCGCCCGTGGCCACCAACAGCTTGTCGTACTCGTAGGTGTCCCCCTCGTGGGTCTGGATCTCGTGAGCGTCGGGATCGATGTCCGTCACGTGGGTGTTCAACTGGAGGTCGATGTCGCGCTCGTCGTACCACTCCGGCTCGTGGATCGAGATCGGCGCTTCCGGCAGCTTCCCCTTGGCGAACTCCTTGATGAGGATCCGGTTGTACAGTGCCTCCCCCTCGTCAGTCAAGACTGTGACCGACGCGTCCGGGTCCGCTTCCCGAATTGTCTCGGCTGCGGACGCACCCGCGATGCCGTCACCGATGATTACGTGCGACGTGCTCATGTACGGCCGATACGAAATCGGGCTTAATGTGGATTGCTATCTGCGTATCGTTTGCGATAGCGCGCGCAACACTGTAGTAGAGGCCGATAGTCGGGGATTTGAAGGCGCTGGGGCCCGTATTCGAAATTGAAATGAAAATCTACCAGAACCCGCGCCACTGGGCAAGCAAGAAGGCGCTGACCACGCCCGGCGTCCGGTCGGTGGCCAACTACGGGCTGGTGAAACTCCACACCAAGATCTTCCTCGGGAAGGCCGACGAGGCTCACCGGGAGGAACGGCGCGACCATCTCGATGATTTCTTCGACGCCACGATGGACACCTACGTGGCCGCGCTCGAAGCAGAGTACTCGGAGGCTGAGGCTCGGGAGATTACCCACATTCAGGCGAATTTCGACTTCTACAACCACGGCTGGACGGAGATGATGGAGTTCCCGGCCGACGAACTCGAAGCCCACTACGAGCGGTACGCGGACTTTTTCGACGCGTACGACATCACCATCGACGACCCGCTCGGGACGTTCCGCTCGGCCGGCGGCATTGCCGACGCGCCGTCGACGCCGGAGCGGCTGGACGAGCCAGAACACCCTCACGCCGTCGGTGGCTTCGCCGACGACGTCTACGTCGAAACCGAGGACGGCGAGATGATCGTCGGCGGCGGCCGCGAGGAACCGGACGACGTGAGCCCGACTGACGCGCCGGTCGTCGACGAGGACGACGTGGAAAGCGCGGCCGGCGACTGACTCGCGCGGTACACACCGAATTGGACTTTCCGAGAGAAAACGGGTTTGAGGGCAGAAAAGCGCTCAGCGTTGGGCTTCCGAAAGCGGCGAATCGTCGGTTTTCGACGCCGCTGACGGATCGCGTGCGATCCGATCGGCGCACTCGAAGCCTGCGACGATACCGCCGTTGAGCGAGCGCTCCGGGTACTGGGCGCGCGAAGCCATCCCGGCGTAGTAGAGGCCGTCCGCGACATCGTCACCCAGGTCGTACGGGATGACCATGTCCAGATACCCGCGTTCGTAGACCGGGGCAGTCCGTGGATTGCGCCCCGTCCGAATCCAGTTGACGGCGTCACGGTCGAATTCGGGAAAGAGGGATTCGATGCCATCCAACCAAGTCTCGGCGACCTCGTCGTCGGTCTGTTGCCAGATGGCCTCGGATTCGTCCTGAATGTAACGGGCGACGTACAGGAGATGCTCGCCGCCGTACCGTTCCGCGGAGACGAAGTTCGTGTGCTCGATGAGCGCGCCGAAGGGGGCGTCGTCGGCGATGTTCAGCCAGTACGTATCAAGCAGGGGTTCGTCCATGCTGATGACTGAACACACCGTCCCCTGGAAGTCTATGTCGCAGGTATAGCCGGTCAGGGCTTCAAGCACGTTCGGCATCGTCGCGACGACGACGCTGTCAACGTCGTGAACCGTCGTCTCAGTTCCGTCGGTGGCCGTCAGCGACGAGACGGTCCCGCCGCTCGTATCGATGTCGGAGACGCGCGTGCCAGTGACGATGTTTTCCCGGCCGACGGCATCGACCAGCGCGTCAAGCAACCGGCCGAATCCGCCGTCAAAGTAGCCCAGAATCTCGCCGTTCAGGATGTCCCGCTCGCCGCGGAACTTGACCCGGCCGAGCAGCCACGCCGCGCTCACGTCGTCTTTCCGGCCGCCGAACTTCGCGTCGAGCAGCGGCTCGAAGAAGTTCTCGTAAACGCCCCGTGTGGTGTGTTCGACGACGAACTCCTCGATAGGCACGTCCTCGAAGTCCTCCAGTCGCTCGTAGGTGTCGAAGGAAGGGATGCCGCCGCGAACATCGATATCGAGGACTAGCATCCCCAGTCGGAACGTGTCATACATCGAGAGGTGCGGGTACGAGAGGATTTCCCAGGGCTTGTCCATGGGGTGGACGACACCGTCGACGTAGTAGGCGTTCTCCCCGATGTGCCACTCGACCGCGTCACCGAGGCCCAGTGCCTCGGCGAGGTCGACGATTGTTTCCTCGGATTTCGAGAGATGGTGATAGAATTTCTCGATGGGGTCCCCAGCCGTCTCGTAGGTCGCTGCTAGGCCACCGAGGTCCTCGCTCGCTTCGAACACACGGACTTCGTGGCCGCGTTGCTGGAGCCGGTACGCTGCCGAGAGGCCGGCGATACCGCCACCGACGACGCCAATCATGCCTCGACCTATCAGCGGTTGTGGGATTTAGTTTGCGCTTCGGTCGCCGCCGTCTCGGTGTCGTCGGGCCCGGGGTCGCCTTCCGCCTCGTCGGCCGTCACCGCTTGCTGGAATTCGAGGATCGCGACGGTCCCCGTCGGGTGGTTGTCCTCGAACCAGAGTGTCCCGCCGTACAGGTCCATCATGACCGAGACGAAGTAGAGGCCGAAGCCGCCAGCGGTCTGGTCGGGCGAGAGCCCGCGTTCGAACACCGTCGTCTTCAGTTCGTCGCTCATTCCGGGGCCGTCGTCAGCGATACGGACCTGCAGCCAGTCGCTGGCCTGCTGGACCGAGACAGTCACTTGCGGGGTGTCGGCGTTGTTGTGGTCGACCGCGTTCCGGAGGATGCTCAGGAGGACTTCTTCGAGCAATTCGTTCGCCTGCACGCGGTAGTCGCCATTTAGTTCACAGGAGACCGATACCGAATCGTACTCGACCCGGAGCGACTCGATCGAGCGACGGAGCGTGGCGTTGAGGTCGACGGCGTCCAGCCGCTCAGCTTCGCTCGCTGTCACGGTGTTGTTGATATCCCGGATCGTTTCGCTCATCTCGGTGAGGTTCCCACACCAGTCGCTGATGCTGTCGAGATGCCGCCGTTTCGACCGCGGCACGTCGGTTCTGATGTGCTCCGCGCGGCCGCGGATGACGACCATCGCGTTGTGCAGCGAGTGTCTGAGGACGCCGTTGAAGAACTCGATCTGCTCGCGGCGTCGCTGGACAGAACTGCGGCTCTGGCGGAGTTCGCGCTCGCGCTCGACCTGGTCGAGGGCTACCTGCGTCGTCTGTGCGAGGATCGCGGCGTACCGTCTGTCCTCCGTGGCGAGGGTGCTGTCGTGTGACGTAATCGCCATCACG includes:
- a CDS encoding DUF6149 family protein, yielding MKIYQNPRHWASKKALTTPGVRSVANYGLVKLHTKIFLGKADEAHREERRDHLDDFFDATMDTYVAALEAEYSEAEAREITHIQANFDFYNHGWTEMMEFPADELEAHYERYADFFDAYDITIDDPLGTFRSAGGIADAPSTPERLDEPEHPHAVGGFADDVYVETEDGEMIVGGGREEPDDVSPTDAPVVDEDDVESAAGD
- a CDS encoding NAD(P)/FAD-dependent oxidoreductase codes for the protein MIGVVGGGIAGLSAAYRLQQRGHEVRVFEASEDLGGLAATYETAGDPIEKFYHHLSKSEETIVDLAEALGLGDAVEWHIGENAYYVDGVVHPMDKPWEILSYPHLSMYDTFRLGMLVLDIDVRGGIPSFDTYERLEDFEDVPIEEFVVEHTTRGVYENFFEPLLDAKFGGRKDDVSAAWLLGRVKFRGERDILNGEILGYFDGGFGRLLDALVDAVGRENIVTGTRVSDIDTSGGTVSSLTATDGTETTVHDVDSVVVATMPNVLEALTGYTCDIDFQGTVCSVISMDEPLLDTYWLNIADDAPFGALIEHTNFVSAERYGGEHLLYVARYIQDESEAIWQQTDDEVAETWLDGIESLFPEFDRDAVNWIRTGRNPRTAPVYERGYLDMVIPYDLGDDVADGLYYAGMASRAQYPERSLNGGIVAGFECADRIARDPSAASKTDDSPLSEAQR